Proteins from a single region of Zonotrichia leucophrys gambelii isolate GWCS_2022_RI chromosome 17, RI_Zleu_2.0, whole genome shotgun sequence:
- the PPP6C gene encoding serine/threonine-protein phosphatase 6 catalytic subunit isoform X1: MAPLDLDKYVEIARLCKYLPENDLKVRPRRRGRGGPGPGWALPGGSERAVPVVPALTPTLPRSVPQRLCDYVCDLLLEESNVQPVSTPVTVCGDIHGQFYDLCELFRTGGQVPDTNYIFMGDFVDRGYYSLETFTYLLALKAKWPDRITLLRGNHESRQITQVYGFYDECQTKYGNANAWRYCTKVFDMLTIAALIDEQILCVHGGLSPDIKTLDQIRTIERNQEIPHKGAFCDLVWSDPEDVDTWAISPRGAGWLFGAKVTNEFVHINNLKLICRAHQLVHEGYKFMFDEKLVTVWSAPNYCYRCGNIASIMVFKDVNTREPKLFRAVPDSERVIPPRTTTPYFL; the protein is encoded by the exons ATGGCGCCGCTGGACCTGGACAAGTACGTGGAGATCGCGCGGCTCTGCAAGTACCTGCCCGAGAACGACCTCAAGGtgcggccgcggcggcggggccggggcgggccggggccggggtgGGCGCTGCCGGGCGGGTCGGAGCGGGCGGTGCCGGTGGTCCCGGCGCTGACCCCGACCCTGCCCCGCTCCGTCCCGCAGCGCCTCTGTGACTATGTCTGtgacctgctgctggaggagtcCAACGTCCAGCCCGTGTCTACGCCCGTCACCGTCTGCGGGGACATCCACGGGCAG TTCTATGACCTGTGCGAGCTGTTCCGGACCGGCGGGCAGGTCCCCGACACCAACTACATCTTCATG GGGGACTTTGTAGACCGAGGGTATTACAGCCTCGAGACGTTCACGTACCTCCTTGCACTAAAAGCCAAGTGGCCTGACCGTATCACGCTGCTGCGAGGCAACCACGAGAGCAGGCAGATCACCCAGGTGTATGGGTTCTACG ACGAGTGCCAAACCAAATACGGGAACGCGAACGCCTGGAGATACTGCACCAAAGTGTTTGACATGCTCACAATAGCAGCT TTGATAGACGAGCAGATCCTGTGTGTGCACGGGGGCCTCTCCCCAGACATCAAGACCCTGGACCAGATCCGGACCATCGAGCGCAACCAGGAGATCCCTCACAAAGGCGCCTTCTGCGACCTGGTGTGGTCAGACCCCGAGGACGTGGACACGTGGGCCATCAGCCCCCGTGGGGCAGGCTGGCTCTTCGGGGCCAAGGTCACCAACGAG TTTGTTCACATCAACAACCTGAAGCTGATCTGCAGAGCGCACCAGCTCGTCCACGAAGGATACAAATTCATGTTTGATGAGAAGTTGGTAACGGTATGGTCAGCCCCCAACTACTGCTACCGCTGCGGGAACATCGCGTCCATCATGGTCTTTAAAGATGTAAATACAAGAGAACCAAAGTTATTCCGCGCAGTTCCAGACTCAGAGCGTGTCATTCCTCCCAGGACAACCACGCCGTACTTCCTCTGA
- the PPP6C gene encoding serine/threonine-protein phosphatase 6 catalytic subunit isoform X2, which translates to MAPLDLDKYVEIARLCKYLPENDLKRLCDYVCDLLLEESNVQPVSTPVTVCGDIHGQFYDLCELFRTGGQVPDTNYIFMGDFVDRGYYSLETFTYLLALKAKWPDRITLLRGNHESRQITQVYGFYDECQTKYGNANAWRYCTKVFDMLTIAALIDEQILCVHGGLSPDIKTLDQIRTIERNQEIPHKGAFCDLVWSDPEDVDTWAISPRGAGWLFGAKVTNEFVHINNLKLICRAHQLVHEGYKFMFDEKLVTVWSAPNYCYRCGNIASIMVFKDVNTREPKLFRAVPDSERVIPPRTTTPYFL; encoded by the exons ATGGCGCCGCTGGACCTGGACAAGTACGTGGAGATCGCGCGGCTCTGCAAGTACCTGCCCGAGAACGACCTCAAG CGCCTCTGTGACTATGTCTGtgacctgctgctggaggagtcCAACGTCCAGCCCGTGTCTACGCCCGTCACCGTCTGCGGGGACATCCACGGGCAG TTCTATGACCTGTGCGAGCTGTTCCGGACCGGCGGGCAGGTCCCCGACACCAACTACATCTTCATG GGGGACTTTGTAGACCGAGGGTATTACAGCCTCGAGACGTTCACGTACCTCCTTGCACTAAAAGCCAAGTGGCCTGACCGTATCACGCTGCTGCGAGGCAACCACGAGAGCAGGCAGATCACCCAGGTGTATGGGTTCTACG ACGAGTGCCAAACCAAATACGGGAACGCGAACGCCTGGAGATACTGCACCAAAGTGTTTGACATGCTCACAATAGCAGCT TTGATAGACGAGCAGATCCTGTGTGTGCACGGGGGCCTCTCCCCAGACATCAAGACCCTGGACCAGATCCGGACCATCGAGCGCAACCAGGAGATCCCTCACAAAGGCGCCTTCTGCGACCTGGTGTGGTCAGACCCCGAGGACGTGGACACGTGGGCCATCAGCCCCCGTGGGGCAGGCTGGCTCTTCGGGGCCAAGGTCACCAACGAG TTTGTTCACATCAACAACCTGAAGCTGATCTGCAGAGCGCACCAGCTCGTCCACGAAGGATACAAATTCATGTTTGATGAGAAGTTGGTAACGGTATGGTCAGCCCCCAACTACTGCTACCGCTGCGGGAACATCGCGTCCATCATGGTCTTTAAAGATGTAAATACAAGAGAACCAAAGTTATTCCGCGCAGTTCCAGACTCAGAGCGTGTCATTCCTCCCAGGACAACCACGCCGTACTTCCTCTGA
- the ARPC5L gene encoding actin-related protein 2/3 complex subunit 5-like protein produces MARSTLSSRFRRLDIDQYDENRFVEEPEEAAAAEPDASPEVEALLRQGEALRAFHTAIRSSPGNTRSQAMKEQAQGTMLKVLTSFKSSEIEQAVNSLDRNGVDLLMKYIYKGFEKPTENSSAILLQWHEKALAVGGLGSIIRVLTARKTV; encoded by the exons ATGGCGCGGAGCACGCTCTCGTCCCGCTTCCGCCGCCTCGACATCGACCAGTACGACGAGAACCGCTTCGTGGAGGAGCccgaggaggcggcggcggccgagcCCGATGCCAGCCCCGAGGTGGAAGCGCTGCTCAGGCA AGGCGAGGCGCTGCGGGCCTTCCACACGGCCATCCGCAGCTCCCCGGGCAACACCAGGAGCCAGGCGATGAAG GAGCAGGCCCAGGGAACGATGCTTAAAGTCCTCACATCTTTTAAAAGCAGTGAAATAGAACAAGCGGTGAATTCCTTAGACAGAAACGGTGTTGATTTGTTAATGAAGTACATTTATAAAGGATTTGAAAAGCcaacagaaaacagcagtgcAATATTACTTCAGTGGCATGAAAAG GCACTGGCAGTAGGAGGCCTGGGCTCCATAATAAGAGTTCTCACAGCAAGAAAGACTGTGTAA
- the RABEPK gene encoding rab9 effector protein with kelch motifs — protein sequence MAPRALPLLQPGRRPRPGQWYRLSPRGERPRGRVGLGCLLLPGRVLLLGGADPAGAFADAHFVELAPLRWVPAGWRGLRPRYEHATMLPAAGPPRLWVFGGAHPAGNRCCVQVLDPEIGTWESPAVRGEQPQPRTFHTSSAAIGARLFVFGGGDKGAEPVKDQRLHVFDTATLAWSQPETHGDPPSPRHGHAVVAVGTKLFIHGGLAGDVFYNDLFCIDTNDMRWEKIPATGDVPGGRASHSSAAFQEHVYIFGGIGPDGTLDTTYKYHTGRQHWTLLQFESPLPSGRLDHAMCVIPWQAGAHGDTGGTPAGTEPAVAAADRAEPLQQGLQEGRAEDTSVHLLFVFGGMDTQGHIHRDCLVTLIE from the exons aTGGCGCCGCgggcgctgccgctgctgcagccggggcggcggccgcgcccgGGACAGTG GTACCGGCTGAGCCCGCGCGGGgagcggccccgcggccgcgtGGGACTcggctgcctcctcctgcccggCCGCGTCCTGCTGCTGGGCGGTGCCGACCCCGCCGGGGCCTTCGCGGACGCGCATTTCGTGGAGCTGG CCCCGCTGCGCTGGGTCCCCGCCGGCTGGCGCGGACTGAGGCCGCGCTACGAGCACGCCACCATGCTGCCCGCCGCTGGCCCCCCGCGCCTCTGGGTGTTCGGCGGAGCGCACCCCGCCGGGAACCGCTGCTGCGTTCAGGTGCTGGACCCCG AAATAGGAACGTGGGAGAGCCCTGCAGTGAGGGGGGAGCAGCCGCAGCCTCGGACATTCCACACGTCCTCGGCGGCCATCGGGGCCCGGCTCTTCGTGTTCGGGGGTGGAGACAAGGGAGCGGAGCCGGTGAAGGACCAGCGGCTGCACGTGTTCGACACAG CCACCCTGGCCTGGTCCCAGCCAGAGACTCATGGTGATCCCCCTTCCCCTCGGCATGGACACGCTGTGGTTGCAGTTGGGACCAAACTCTTCATCCATGGAGGTTTAGCTGGAGATGTTTTTTACAATGACCTGTTCTGCATTGACACTA ATGACATGAGATGGGAGAAGATCCCAGCCACTGGGGATGTCCCTGGAGGAAGGGCATCCCACTCCTCGGCAGCATTCCAGGAGCACGTGTACATTTTTGGTGGAATAGGTCCAGATGGGACACTGGATACTACATACAAGTATCACACAG GAAGGCAGCACTGGACGCTCCTGCAGTTTGAGTCTCCCCTGCCCAGCGGGAGGCTGGACCACGCCATGTGTGTCATTCCCTGGCAGGCTGGGGCACACGGGGACACAGGAGGGAccccagctgggacagagcccgctgtggcagcagctgacagagctGAGCCCCTCCAGCAGGGCCTGCAAGAGGGCCGTGCTGAAGACACCTCTGTCCATCTGCTGTTCGTGTTTGGGGGCATGGACACCCAGGGGCACATTCACAGGGACTGCCTGGTCACCCTCATCGAGTAG